One Hippopotamus amphibius kiboko isolate mHipAmp2 chromosome 12, mHipAmp2.hap2, whole genome shotgun sequence genomic window, GAACCCGCTGCTCCGGAAGGAGAGCGCCCCGCCCAGCCTCCGGCGGCGGCCGGCAGAGACCCTCGGCGGTAAGGCAGGGGGTGGCAGGCCTGGTCCCTTTGGGTCAGGCCCCACGCGGACAGGGGTGCCCTCCTCGGGGCTGCCGTGGGTGTTTGTCAGGGAGTGTCCTACACACTCGCCAGGAGGTGAGTTGGGGCTGAACCCAGCCCTCGCTCTGTTGGCTAAGCTGCGGTCTGCCCATAAGAAGGGGCAACTTAAAAAAACAAGTGTCCAAAGGCAGTGGAGACTCGTGGCGGCCTGCCTTTCTCCTGCCCTTCTCCTGCCCTGCTGCGAAGGACGCAGGGAGCAGAGCCCGCCCACTGGGGAAGGGGCTTGTTCCtggcccctcctcctggccccgCTCGGCCCCGCCTCCTGGCCGCGCTCGGCCCCGCCTCCTGGCCTCGCCTCCTGGTCCCGCCTCCTGGCCGCGCTCGGCCCCGCCTCCGGGCCCCGCCTGGCCCCTGACTGCGTGTCCCGCTCTCCTCACCCCTCAGACTCCTCCCCCAGTAGTAGCAGCACGCCGGCGTCAGGGTGCAGCTCCCCCAACGACAGCGAGCACGGCCCCAACACGGTCCTGGGCTCCGAGGTAAGGCCTTGCCAGGCTGGGCTCTCGGGGGCAGTTCTGAGGCGCCTCTCAGCAGGCGGCCCGACCAGGCTTGGGCCGCGGGGTCTGGGCAGCCCCCACCCGAGCCTCCTGGGGGTTCCGGGGACGGCGCGCCCAGGGGTGGAGGTCTGGGACCAGTGACCCCTGCCCTGCTCCCATGGCAGGCGCTCTTGGGCCAGCGGCTGCGGCTGCAGGAGACCTCTCTGGCCCCGTTCGCCTTGCTGCCCACAATCACGCTGGGGCTGCCCGCCCCTGCCAGGGTGAGTGGCTGAggcgccctcccccaccccaagcgCCCGAGAtctctcacttcctcctcccACACCCCCCCCCGATGGCCTTTGCCGTTCTCCCTGCTGGGATCTTCTGCCCTGTGAtgctccccacctctcctccaggCTGATGGTGACCGCAGGACCCATGCGACCCTGGGCCCTCGGGGGCCGGTCCTGGGGAGCCCCCATgctcccctcttcctgccccatGGCCTGGAGCCTGAGGCTGGAGGCCCCCTGCCCTCCCGCCTGCAGCCCATTCTCCTCCTGGATCCCTCCGTCTCTCATGCCCCCCTGCTGACTGGTGAGTCCTGGCTTCTCCAGGAGAGGGGCTGGATCCCGCGCCCTGCCGAGGGCCCGGTGTGGGCAGGGTCCCCTCCTCCTGTGCGTCTCCCTGCTGAGTCCCTGgctcgccccccccccaccccgtccttgCTTCCATCTGTGTCTGTTCGCTCCTTAAGCCCCACCCCATTCTTTCCAGTGCCCGGGCTTGGGCCCTTGCCCTTCCACTTTGCCCAGTCCTTACTGACCACCGAGCGGCCCTCTGGGTCAGGCCTCCACCGGCCGCTGAGCCGGACCCGCTCAGAGCCCCTGCCCCCAAGCGCCACCGCCCCCCCACTgctgggctccctgcagccccgcCAGGAGCGGCTCAAGCCTCACGTCCAGCTGATCAAGGTGAGGGGAACTGGGTAGGGGAGGTGGTGAGGGGTTGCTTAACTGGGCCCCTGGGGGCTGAAATAAGGGAGACTTAGGAGGGGCAGAGATCTGGGGAGCCAGAGGGAGGATGTGTGGCTCCTGGGGACCCAGCGCTGCATGGGCGCTGGAGTGCCAGCAGGGCCAGGGACCACCTCGCCCAGCCCACCACTCCCCACCACCCACTCCATGTGCCAGCGTGTCTCCTCAGCTAGCCTTTGCCCTCCCCAGAGGCCAGCCAAGCCGAGTGAGAAGCCCCGACTGCGGCAGATACCCTCGGCTGAGGACCTTGAGACCGACGGTGGGGGAGTGGGGCCTCTGCGGGATGACGGCCTGGAACACAGGGAGTCCAGCCATGGGCAGCATGAGGCCAGAGGTCCTGTTCCTCTccagcagcaccagcaggtaTGCTAGTGCCCAGCTGCCCCTTGGAAGGTGTAGTCAGGAGACTCTGGGGCCTGGTAAAGATGGAAGGGAGGGGGACAGGATAAGGGCACAGGGGACAGCTCTGTCCTCTGCCAGATCTGCCCTGAGATGCAGACAGACACACACGTGTGTAGGTGCATTCACGCACACGCGCATGTACATGTGCCTACACCCTGCAGCAGCCTTCCAGTCTCGGGGTGAAGCTGCATCCCTTGTCCAGCAGCGAGACTGGCCTTTCACGGCGCCCCacacacccctgccccaggacTTCTGCCCTGGGACCACTCGTTCTGTTTCCAGGGAAGGTGCTagggcaggaggtggggccaAGCCGGCCTCGGCGCTTCAACCGCGTGAGTCAAGCCGCAGGGTATTGGTTTGCtggggctgttgtaacaaatgcTATAAAgcgggtggcttaaacaacagcgttccttttcccacagttctggagggaaagcaaggtgttggcagggtgggttccctctgagggctgtgagggaggcagCTGTCCCAGGTTTCCCTCCCTGGCTTGTAGGCCGCCTTCTCCCGGGGTCTGCACATCGCCTTGCTGCTGTCCACGTctgtgtcccagtttccccttctcaCAAGGACGAGAGTCCTATCAGAGCGTCCCCTCGTGTTAACTTGAGTACCTCTGTAAGGACCTTGTCtccaaatcaggtcacattctgagggactgggggttaggattcccATCATAGATGTGAGGTGGGAGGGACACAGCTCAGCCCGTGACACATGGTAACAGGCCACACATGCGAGGTGGCTCATGCAGGTCCCCGTGTCCTTGGGTGGTTGCCCGTCCTTGGAGACGCGGGGGTCCTGGGCAGAGCTGGCCGGAGGCCCCTCACCCGGGTTCTGGCTTTGGAGTCTCGAGGGCCTAGGGAGCTCTGGCGGAATGGGGTTGTCAGCCTGGGGTGCAGGCctttcgggggggggggaggagggagctcAGAGACTCAAAGACCAGAGCCCAGCTGGGAGGCAGGGCCAGAGGCTGCTGCAGAAAAGGGGCCTGCCTGGAGCTTTCCAAGGCTGTGGGCAGAGGCAGATGGAGCACGTCCTGAAAGCCTGGAGACCGAGGCCCCCTGTGTCCCTCAGGTGTTCCTCTGGGAGCAGCAGCGACTGGCCGGGCGGCTCCCCCGGGGAGCCACTGGGGACTCCATGCTGCTTCCCCTGGGCCAGGGTGGTCACCGGCCTCTGTCCAGGACTCAGTCGTCCCCAGCTGCGCCTGCCTCGTTGCCAACCCCAGAGCCTGCCAGCCAGGCCCGTGTCCTGCCCAGCTCGGAGACCCCCGCCCGGACCCTACCCTTCACCACAGGTGAGGCCCGGGttagagggcaggaggaaggggctggggcaCGCAGGGGCTCGGGGTAGGAGTCCACGTCGGTGTCATGGTTCCCTCGGGACGTTTTTTTGAGGCCACAGAGCACTTTCTAAGTCTTACGAGATCCACCCGGTGTCCCCCGGAGCGAGTGGTGGTTCTCATTTTACCATCGGGGAGACCCAGGCTCAGGAAATCAAAGGTGACAGCAAGCTGGCAGTCAGGCCAAGCTAAGAATTCGGGTCTTCTGGCAGCTAGTTCAGACCTTtcaaaaatgatatttatttttgtgcCCTGCTTGTGCAAAGAACTCAAGAGCATTttagaaagtttgaaaaatacagaagagCACAAGAATGGAATGAAAGTCACCAGCCAGTATCCCACCAATCAGAGGAAACCCCTCATAAATGCTCCCGTCTTTCAGGCCAGTCTTTGTTTTCACCACACATATAAATCTCATGTACACTATATTTTGTGGCTACATGTCGTACCCTGCTTTATTCACTTTACACATCATGAACCCTTTGTGAtgtaattaaactttaaaaagattttatagtATGTCATCACcgtattttatttctgtttaaagattTCCTACTGGTTGAGCAGTTAGGTGGTTACTCATTTTTCCTTATTCGAATTTCCTTGAACATAAATCTGCCTCATCCCTGGGATTATTTCCCGAGGGTCAGTCTCAAGGAGTGGCGTCCCTGGGTCAAATGCTGTGAGCATTTTGAAGATCCCTGATGTCCCGAGATGTTCTGAAAGTGACCCTTCTACTGGCAGTGTGCGGGGCCTCCTCTAGGCGTCCCGTTGGTCAGGCTGAAACATTCACTTCCCCAAAACTGCATCTGTCTTGTCATATGGCCCAGTGTCACTGTAGGCTTCCCAGCTCCCAGTTTTGGGGTGCCTGTTGAGGTCATGACATCCAGTGCAAGCCTCTAACATCAGGCCTCCGTTTGTTAGGTTCTGAGCTCTTGAGGTCATGGTCCTTGGGCCACATGAGGGGGGTCAGTGAGTCAGGAAGGCAGTGGCCATGTGGCAGTTTTGCTGGCTGGGGCTGCATGATGTGTGGGTGAGGTGCCCAAGCCTGCCTGGTTAAGCAGCTGGGGGTGTGCGTGTGGGCTCCGGGGGGCAGGATGGGGCCCGTGGGACGgcgtgggggtgtggggggtgtgccCAGCCTGGCtgcttggtgggggtgggggtggggactccCTGAGGCTCCGGTCCTGACTCCCCCTCCCCGCAGGGCTGGTCTATGACTCGGTGATGCTGAAGCACCAGTGCTCCTGTGGAGACAACAGCAGGCACCCGGAGCACGCGGGCCGCATCCAGAGCATCTGGTCCCGGCTGCTGGAGCGGGGGCTTCGGAGCCAGTGCGAGGtgaggaggcagggtgggggctgcGGGATCGGAGGAGGTGAGGGTCACAGAAGGGAAGGGCCAGAGTGAGACGTGGGGTGGTGGGCATGGCAGGGAGGGGGCCGAGCAGGGGCTCAGGAGCTCCGTGGGTCCTTCCTCAGTCTCTGCGGGGCCGGAAGGCCTCCCTGGAGGAGCTGCAGTCCGTGCACTCGGAGCGGCACGTGCTCCTCTATGGCACCAACCCGCTCAGCCGCCTCAAGCTGGACAACGGGAAGCTGGCAGGTAGGGCTCCGACGGTGCCTGGGGCCCCAGCCCTCCCCGGGCTCACCTGaccagagcatctcctgtgctctggTCCTAGCCCCGCCCAGCCCGTCCCTCCACCAGCCGGGACATCCCCACGCCGCCCCTAGTCCCTCTGCTGCCCACCTCCGCCCACCCCGCCCGGCCCTCTTCTCAGGGCCTCCCTGTTCCCGGCCAGGCCGGAGGCTGAGCAGACTCAGCTCACACACCTGGCCTCTCCCCGCAGGGCTCCTGGCACAGCGGATGTTCGTGATGCTGCCCTGTGGAGGCGTCGGGGTACGTGTGCCGGGGGCTCGCGCGCGTGTGGCCACGGGCTCTCAGACCTCCTCGCTTCCATtctcccaggcccagcccctACCTGCTTGTTCTTGTGGTTCTGCCGGGCCCAGCGGGCCAGGGGCTCTCCCGTAGTGCCCCCCTGCCGGCTAGAAGCTCCTTGTGGCGGGCATGTCCTCCTGAGTGGGGAGCCCCATCCCCCACACTTGGACGGCACTTGGCAGATGTTGAGGAGGCTCAAAGAGCAGGGCCACGCCTGGGCTTGGCCTCATCTCCCTTCGTGAACACGCGGGCCTCCAGGCTGCTTTGCAGCCCTTGGAGAGGGCTGCCCGACCTGGGGCTGTGGAGGTGCCTCCAGTGTCCTTGGTGACCCAGGCATGTCCCTCCTCTGTCCTAGCTTTCCCTGCTCCCTCTCACTGTGCCTGGGGACTCCTGCCTCCTGGCagtgctcccctcccctcagaaGACCCCTGCGGTGGTTTCCCGGCCGGGCACGTGGAGGCAGGGGACGGAGGCCTAGTGCTGGAGGGAGATGGGAGCTGTCGCTGGGGGGCTGTGTGGGAGCCGGTCAGTGCCCTGTTCACAACGTCCCATTTCTTGCCACTTTCTGATTTTTCCAACTgttgttgcttctgttttctcctccctcctctccctctctgtctctgtctctctctctttctccagccTCTTGCGACTCTCTCTGCCTTCCTCGCCTCTCTCGGTCCGCCTcgccctccccatctccccatcacgccccccggcccctccctagCCTTGAGGCCCAGGGACTGGGTTTGGGGGGCCTCCCAGCCTGGGCTAGGGGCCCCGAGTGGAAGACAGTGGTGCAGACGGCCCCTCGAACTCCGACCGTCCCGAGGGCCTGAGCAGAGTCCGCGGGGGCTTAAAACCCCCTCCAGGCCCAAACCCCAAGTCCCGCCCAGGTAACGCCATGCCCCCTCCTCTGACTGGGGAGGCAGGCGCGATACTGCCGGCAGAGTGCTGGCCAGATGCGGGCTGGTGATGTGGACGGAAGCTGGGAAGGAGACGTCGTGCTGGGACTGGGGGACACGGGAGGCCTTGCCTGTGGGCGGCGGGGCACTGGGGAGGCAGCGCCGTCTGCCTGGCTCCCCGCCCCTGGGGTCCTGGCCGTGGGGTGGGCGCTGCCCCCCGGGCCCTGGCTTCTGCGGGGGGCCTTGGGTGATGCGGGCCCTGACTCTGGCCCCCACAGGTGGACACCGACACCATCTGGAACGAGCTGCATTCCTCCAACGCGGCCCGCTGGGCTGCCGGCAGCGTCACCGACCTTGCCTTCAAAGTGGCCTCCCGCGAGCTAAAGGTGGGAGGTTCGAGTGGAGGGTAGGCAAGCCATGGAGAACGGAGGCAGGGGATGGGGTCGCAGAGAAGGCCAGGCCCAGCACCCAGCATCACATTCCTCTTGGATATCACCACAGGGTTTCGTAAGGGAAATTGAGAGCTCTGGGGACCAAGATGAGATCTGAACCCTAGGCTCATGTTACCTGGTGGGGAATCAAGCCACTGTGCCCCTGGCCCTGTGGTCTCTAAAAGAGACAGGGTCATGATCATCCAGGATCGGTGAACCCAGACCCGCTGTGTGACCGCAGGCACGTCGCACAGACGCTTGGGAGCCCCGTGCATCGGCAGAGAGGTTCTTTGGGGCGCTGAGGTTTTACAGACTGGGTTGGCACCCGTGCTCATGTGCTCTGGGCTGGGCACCTTTTGGGGGCTTGTGTCGAGCCCCCTGCTGTTTAGGAGCTCACAGCCCAAGTCCTAGCTCCACCATCTGCAACCAGGCAACTTTGCACGTGCTGTTAAACCCGCCTAGGCTCCAGGTTTCTCCTGTCTGTAAACCGGAGATAATCGCCATGTTTATCTCACGAAGTGTTATGAAGACTAGGTCACGTTTACCTGAGGgagttgtgaggatgaaatcCAGCATTTacccagtgcttagcacagtgccaggcacgtaGATTTTGCCCAATAAGTAATAGCTCTTGTTCTGACAAAGTGACAAGAGCCAGGAGCCACCGGGGTGGGAGGTCCTGCGTTCACGGCCTGGGGGTCAGCACAGGGCCCCTGATACCCAGCCTGGTCACAGTCAGTCCCGCTGGCAGCTGTTGCCCTGTGGTCCCTTCTCCGGGGAGGATCCTGGGGCTGGGCGGCAGGTTCATGGTGGTGTGGCTGTTGGGTTGACAAGCATTCTTTCTGTTTCCAGAACGGTTTTGCTGTAGTTCGGCCCCCAGGACACCACGCAGACCACTCCACAGCCATGTAAGGCCTGGGGGAGGCCTGGgtgggctgaggtggggggcaggccCTCAAGGCCTTCCTGTCAGGCTggtccccctccttcctctgagCCTTCCGGGACTGGGCCGAGCCAGAGGCAGGCGGAGAGGGGGCGGCACAGGGAGGGAATGGGCTGGCAtgacctttctcttctccttccagggGCTTCTGCTTCTTCAACTCAGTGGCCATCGCCTGCCGGCAGCTGCAACAACAGGGCAAGGCCAGCAAGATCCTCATCGTGGACTGGGTAGGTCCTGGGTCCTGGCCCCTTCAGGTCTGAGAGTGCCGTGAAAAGCGCCCCGAGCCTGGCGTCAGGAGATGTGGCTTCATGTCCTACCTAGGTCTGGATTAGCctccccgagcctcagtttccctctgtgTAAAATGCCGGTGGGGATGATGCCCCCATCACAGGGCCCTTGGGAGGCCCGGAGGAGATGGTGTATGGGAAGGCCTCCGCCCGAACCAGCTCCCACGAGGGAGGAGCCGTTTGAATGCCGTCTTTTGGCCTCTGTTCGCTTCTTTCTGCAGAGCTGATTATTTCTGCTTTTCCCCTGGTATGAGTGACAATACCAATAATAGCGCATAACATCAACATACCACTGATCGTGTCTAGACACTAATGGTTTCACGCCTCACCTGTTTAATCCTGACTGacctgctttacagatgagggaagtgAGCACAGAGGGGTTAGGTAACTTGCACACAACAATACACCTGAGTCCCATGAGTCCTGAGAGTGTGAATTGAACCGAGGCCCATTAGCTCTGGAGCACGTGTGTGTAACTACTTTGCATTGCCATCTGCTTATGGGACGTTCCTACACAGAATGGAGG contains:
- the HDAC7 gene encoding histone deacetylase 7 isoform X4, with amino-acid sequence MLNFLFQGLAFLERGREDGTQVSPGAHRPSPPGTGCPRPHANTPGPQPQPMDLRVGQRPPVEPPPEPTLLALQHPQRLHHHLFLAGLQPQRSAEPMRLTMDTPMPELQVGQQEQELRQLLNKDKSKRSAVASSVVKQKLAEVILKKQQAALERTVHPNSPSVPYRTLEPLETEGAARSMLSTFLPPVPSLPSDPPEHFPLRKTVSEPNLKLRYKPKKSLERRKNPLLRKESAPPSLRRRPAETLGDSSPSSSSTPASGCSSPNDSEHGPNTVLGSEALLGQRLRLQETSLAPFALLPTITLGLPAPARADGDRRTHATLGPRGPVLGSPHAPLFLPHGLEPEAGGPLPSRLQPILLLDPSVSHAPLLTVPGLGPLPFHFAQSLLTTERPSGSGLHRPLSRTRSEPLPPSATAPPLLGSLQPRQERLKPHVQLIKRPAKPSEKPRLRQIPSAEDLETDGGGVGPLRDDGLEHRESSHGQHEARGPVPLQQHQQGGHRPLSRTQSSPAAPASLPTPEPASQARVLPSSETPARTLPFTTGLVYDSVMLKHQCSCGDNSRHPEHAGRIQSIWSRLLERGLRSQCESLRGRKASLEELQSVHSERHVLLYGTNPLSRLKLDNGKLAGLLAQRMFVMLPCGGVGVDTDTIWNELHSSNAARWAAGSVTDLAFKVASRELKNGFAVVRPPGHHADHSTAMGFCFFNSVAIACRQLQQQGKASKILIVDWDVHHGNGTQQTFYQDPSVLYISLHRHDDGNFFPGSGAVDEVGAGSGEGFNVNVAWAGGLDPPMGDPEYLAAFRVVVMPIAREFSPDLVLVSAGFDAAEGHPPPLGGYHVSAKCFGYLTQQLMSLAGGAVVLALEGGHDLTAICDASEACVAALLGNKVDPLSEEGWKQKPNLNAIRSLEAVIRVHSEYWGCMQRVASCPDSWVPRVPGADAEEVEAVTALASLSVGILTEERTSEQLVEEEEPMNL
- the HDAC7 gene encoding histone deacetylase 7 isoform X3, which encodes MLNFLFQGLAFLERGREDGTQVSPGAHRPSPPGTGCPRPHANTPGPQPQPMDLRVGQRPPVEPPPEPTLLALQHPQRLHHHLFLAGLQPQRSAEPMRLTMDTPMPELQVGQQEQELRQLLNKDKSKRSAVASSVVKQKLAEVILKKQQAALERTVHPNSPSVPYRTLEPLETEGAARSMLSTFLPPVPSLPSDPPEHFPLRKTVSEPNLKLRYKPKKSLERRKNPLLRKESAPPSLRRRPAETLGDSSPSSSSTPASGCSSPNDSEHGPNTVLGSEALLGQRLRLQETSLAPFALLPTITLGLPAPARADGDRRTHATLGPRGPVLGSPHAPLFLPHGLEPEAGGPLPSRLQPILLLDPSVSHAPLLTVPGLGPLPFHFAQSLLTTERPSGSGLHRPLSRTRSEPLPPSATAPPLLGSLQPRQERLKPHVQLIKRPAKPSEKPRLRQIPSAEDLETDGGGVGPLRDDGLEHRESSHGQHEARGPVPLQQHQQVFLWEQQRLAGRLPRGATGDSMLLPLGQGGHRPLSRTQSSPAAPASLPTPEPASQARVLPSSETPARTLPFTTGLVYDSVMLKHQCSCGDNSRHPEHAGRIQSIWSRLLERGLRSQCESLRGRKASLEELQSVHSERHVLLYGTNPLSRLKLDNGKLAGLLAQRMFVMLPCGGVGVDTDTIWNELHSSNAARWAAGSVTDLAFKVASRELKNGFAVVRPPGHHADHSTAMGFCFFNSVAIACRQLQQQGKASKILIVDWDVHHGNGTQQTFYQDPSVLYISLHRHDDGNFFPGSGAVDEVGAGSGEGFNVNVAWAGGLDPPMGDPEYLAAFRVVVMPIAREFSPDLVLVSAGFDAAEGHPPPLGGYHVSAKCFGYLTQQLMSLAGGAVVLALEGGHDLTAICDASEACVAALLGNKVDPLSEEGWKQKPNLNAIRSLEAVIRVHSEYWGCMQRVASCPDSWVPRVPGADAEEVEAVTALASLSVGILTEERTSEQLVEEEEPMNL
- the HDAC7 gene encoding histone deacetylase 7 isoform X1 produces the protein MLNFLFQGLAFLERGREDGTQVSPGAHRPSPPGTGCPRPHANTPGPQPQPMDLRVGQRPPVEPPPEPTLLALQHPQRLHHHLFLAGLQPQRSAEPMRVKIPLSMHKAASSSHPAPLPPSSLPRPSPPRPFLGGWPSPQLTMDTPMPELQVGQQEQELRQLLNKDKSKRSAVASSVVKQKLAEVILKKQQAALERTVHPNSPSVPYRTLEPLETEGAARSMLSTFLPPVPSLPSDPPEHFPLRKTVSEPNLKLRYKPKKSLERRKNPLLRKESAPPSLRRRPAETLGDSSPSSSSTPASGCSSPNDSEHGPNTVLGSEALLGQRLRLQETSLAPFALLPTITLGLPAPARADGDRRTHATLGPRGPVLGSPHAPLFLPHGLEPEAGGPLPSRLQPILLLDPSVSHAPLLTVPGLGPLPFHFAQSLLTTERPSGSGLHRPLSRTRSEPLPPSATAPPLLGSLQPRQERLKPHVQLIKRPAKPSEKPRLRQIPSAEDLETDGGGVGPLRDDGLEHRESSHGQHEARGPVPLQQHQQVFLWEQQRLAGRLPRGATGDSMLLPLGQGGHRPLSRTQSSPAAPASLPTPEPASQARVLPSSETPARTLPFTTGLVYDSVMLKHQCSCGDNSRHPEHAGRIQSIWSRLLERGLRSQCESLRGRKASLEELQSVHSERHVLLYGTNPLSRLKLDNGKLAGLLAQRMFVMLPCGGVGVDTDTIWNELHSSNAARWAAGSVTDLAFKVASRELKNGFAVVRPPGHHADHSTAMGFCFFNSVAIACRQLQQQGKASKILIVDWDVHHGNGTQQTFYQDPSVLYISLHRHDDGNFFPGSGAVDEVGAGSGEGFNVNVAWAGGLDPPMGDPEYLAAFRVVVMPIAREFSPDLVLVSAGFDAAEGHPPPLGGYHVSAKCFGYLTQQLMSLAGGAVVLALEGGHDLTAICDASEACVAALLGNKVDPLSEEGWKQKPNLNAIRSLEAVIRVHSEYWGCMQRVASCPDSWVPRVPGADAEEVEAVTALASLSVGILTEERTSEQLVEEEEPMNL
- the HDAC7 gene encoding histone deacetylase 7 isoform X2; this translates as MHSPGADGTQVSPGAHRPSPPGTGCPRPHANTPGPQPQPMDLRVGQRPPVEPPPEPTLLALQHPQRLHHHLFLAGLQPQRSAEPMRVKIPLSMHKAASSSHPAPLPPSSLPRPSPPRPFLGGWPSPQLTMDTPMPELQVGQQEQELRQLLNKDKSKRSAVASSVVKQKLAEVILKKQQAALERTVHPNSPSVPYRTLEPLETEGAARSMLSTFLPPVPSLPSDPPEHFPLRKTVSEPNLKLRYKPKKSLERRKNPLLRKESAPPSLRRRPAETLGDSSPSSSSTPASGCSSPNDSEHGPNTVLGSEALLGQRLRLQETSLAPFALLPTITLGLPAPARADGDRRTHATLGPRGPVLGSPHAPLFLPHGLEPEAGGPLPSRLQPILLLDPSVSHAPLLTVPGLGPLPFHFAQSLLTTERPSGSGLHRPLSRTRSEPLPPSATAPPLLGSLQPRQERLKPHVQLIKRPAKPSEKPRLRQIPSAEDLETDGGGVGPLRDDGLEHRESSHGQHEARGPVPLQQHQQVFLWEQQRLAGRLPRGATGDSMLLPLGQGGHRPLSRTQSSPAAPASLPTPEPASQARVLPSSETPARTLPFTTGLVYDSVMLKHQCSCGDNSRHPEHAGRIQSIWSRLLERGLRSQCESLRGRKASLEELQSVHSERHVLLYGTNPLSRLKLDNGKLAGLLAQRMFVMLPCGGVGVDTDTIWNELHSSNAARWAAGSVTDLAFKVASRELKNGFAVVRPPGHHADHSTAMGFCFFNSVAIACRQLQQQGKASKILIVDWDVHHGNGTQQTFYQDPSVLYISLHRHDDGNFFPGSGAVDEVGAGSGEGFNVNVAWAGGLDPPMGDPEYLAAFRVVVMPIAREFSPDLVLVSAGFDAAEGHPPPLGGYHVSAKCFGYLTQQLMSLAGGAVVLALEGGHDLTAICDASEACVAALLGNKVDPLSEEGWKQKPNLNAIRSLEAVIRVHSEYWGCMQRVASCPDSWVPRVPGADAEEVEAVTALASLSVGILTEERTSEQLVEEEEPMNL
- the HDAC7 gene encoding histone deacetylase 7 isoform X5; the encoded protein is MLNFLFQGLAFLERGREDGTQVSPGAHRPSPPGTGCPRPHANTPGPQPQPMDLRVGQRPPVEPPPEPTLLALQHPQRLHHHLFLAGLQPQRSAEPMRLTMDTPMPELQVGQQEQELRQLLNKDKSKRSAVASSVVKQKLAEVILKKQQAALERTVHPNSPSVPYRTLEPLETEGAARSMLSTFLPPVPSLPSDPPEHFPLRKTVSEPNLKLRYKPKKSLERRKNPLLRKESAPPSLRRRPAETLGDSSPSSSSTPASGCSSPNDSEHGPNTVLGSEADGDRRTHATLGPRGPVLGSPHAPLFLPHGLEPEAGGPLPSRLQPILLLDPSVSHAPLLTVPGLGPLPFHFAQSLLTTERPSGSGLHRPLSRTRSEPLPPSATAPPLLGSLQPRQERLKPHVQLIKRPAKPSEKPRLRQIPSAEDLETDGGGVGPLRDDGLEHRESSHGQHEARGPVPLQQHQQVFLWEQQRLAGRLPRGATGDSMLLPLGQGGHRPLSRTQSSPAAPASLPTPEPASQARVLPSSETPARTLPFTTGLVYDSVMLKHQCSCGDNSRHPEHAGRIQSIWSRLLERGLRSQCESLRGRKASLEELQSVHSERHVLLYGTNPLSRLKLDNGKLAGLLAQRMFVMLPCGGVGVDTDTIWNELHSSNAARWAAGSVTDLAFKVASRELKNGFAVVRPPGHHADHSTAMGFCFFNSVAIACRQLQQQGKASKILIVDWDVHHGNGTQQTFYQDPSVLYISLHRHDDGNFFPGSGAVDEVGAGSGEGFNVNVAWAGGLDPPMGDPEYLAAFRVVVMPIAREFSPDLVLVSAGFDAAEGHPPPLGGYHVSAKCFGYLTQQLMSLAGGAVVLALEGGHDLTAICDASEACVAALLGNKVDPLSEEGWKQKPNLNAIRSLEAVIRVHSEYWGCMQRVASCPDSWVPRVPGADAEEVEAVTALASLSVGILTEERTSEQLVEEEEPMNL